Below is a window of Pyrobaculum aerophilum str. IM2 DNA.
ACAGTTGGCCTTAGGGGTATTAATACGACGTTAGACGCCGCAATTGCGGCGATGGAATACCTAACGTCAAAAAAGGGGGCCGTGTCGACAATGACGTATTTGTACTTCTCCAATGCGTGGGACTCCTTTAAGAGGCGCAGTAGCCTCTCCCTGTCCCCGTAGCGGAACCAGTCGTCTACTCTAGACGCCATGTCGCCCGACTCGTCCTCACCTGGCGGGAGAATGGCGACGTTGGAAATAGCCGGCGCCGCGGAGCCGGGCCTCTCAGCGTATTTATCCACGTCAACAGCAACGCCTTGGGTCCAGTCCAGATCTAAGTGGTAGAGGCTTTTCCTCTTTCTGCACAGCTCAACATATCCCTCGTCTCCAAAGGCTCTGAGAGAGAGACCGGCCGTGGGATCTAGATCCACTAACAGGACAGATCTGGGATCGCCGGCGTGTGTCGCGACGTAATATCCTAACAACAGCGCTAGAGTCGTCTTCCCCGCGCCGCCTGATGCTGAGACCACAGAGGCTATGGGCATAGCCCCCAGTAGCGCCCGTCCACCGCAATTACGTGCGTGCAGAAGTCTAGGCGGAGCTCCTTGAGGAAATTGACGTAAAGCTCAAAGAGGTCAGCCCTCTTTTTTAGTACGTGTACTAAATGCGGCTTATATCCCGCCGCTTTGAGGGCAATGGCTTGGCCGATCCCATCGTACGGCTCGGCGTCTAGTTTCACTTCGTAGGCTTCGCCGTCTGCGACAACGTCGGCGCGCAGGCGGTAGCCGCAAATATCAAAGGGTACCTCCTTCCTCCCCTTTAATAAAACGGCAACTTCATCCCTAACACAACTCTCATTTTCACAATGTTGTATATACAGGTAAAGTCTTTCCACAACTTGAATAAAGATAATATATTTAAACACTACTGCAACACCTTAGGTTTGCTAGGCGGCATTTCAGCAACGCGACGCGTCGTCACGCCTCAGCGAGGGGATAGGCTCATCAAAATACTGGACCGGCGGCTTCAAGTGGTCAAATAAAATTTTTGCCACCTTATGCGGGCTGTGGCGTTATATTGTTGTGATATGGGTGGGGGGTTTAATGCAGTGGTTATTTCAGTACATGGCCAGGAGGCTGTGCCCCCAGTGTGGAAAAGTCGTCGAGGAAGTAGTGGCGAGAGAGGGCGACTTAGTGGTGAAGAGGTGTCCCTCATGCGGCTACGTGTTTATTAAGTATACAGTGAGGGCTACGCGCCTAGGCGCCTAGGGGAGCGTCCTAGCCCCTATCTGTCTCTCTTTTCCACACTTGGGCGGTAGCTCGTAGCTAATCCTCGCGCAGGCATCGGGGTCGCAGTTGGCGCATCGTATTAAGTCCCCAAGCCACCGGCAGGACCCCTCCCTTCCCAGGCCGCAGAGCCACATGTGGTTAAATACGTGGGGTCTGAGGGCGTATAAGACGAAGATAATAACTAGCGTGAAGAGGAGGCCGAGGAAGAAGGCGAGGACTACCATGTCTAAACCTACTCCTTATGTATAAATTTTTGCGGCTGGGTTTAAGCGCCAGCGCTGGGATCTCCCCCTAGGCCAAGCGTTGGAGGGCGCGCTCGACGCCCTCCCTATCCAGGGTTTTAGCGACAGGGGCTGTATTTCCACTTCCCACTCGCTTTTCAACGCCCCGTTGAGGACTTGGTTTTTCACAACGCCGGTGTAGGGGCCCTAAAGTACCTGAGGAGGACTTCCCTCTGCCCCTCGTTGATTAAGGTCTCTGCGTATACCGCCTTTAGGGGGCCTGGAAAGGCAAAGGCGATTTTAAGCGCGTAGACGCCGGGTCTTGCGCCTAATCTCCACGCGCTTGCGGCCGCCTCTGGGGATCTCCTCCACCCTCTTGAGACTCTGCCACACGGCCTCTGCGTTGTCTATATGACTCTCCGCCTTATTTTATAGTCCT
It encodes the following:
- a CDS encoding ParA family protein, coding for MPIASVVSASGGAGKTTLALLLGYYVATHAGDPRSVLLVDLDPTAGLSLRAFGDEGYVELCRKRKSLYHLDLDWTQGVAVDVDKYAERPGSAAPAISNVAILPPGEDESGDMASRVDDWFRYGDRERLLRLLKESHALEKYKYVIVDTAPFFDVRYSIAAIAASNVVLIPLRPTVTDLVRTKRMVEKLKKAGITNKPILFIFNYDKDKFRQATATLVKLGFYVYKHGGTAQVQKRLMALIEDLGRYGQFAKAVLPHIKQLSDSEFPANKIPEGDLYTCPAMAEIFRHLAPDKTPDCPAHYEEE